The DNA segment TGCTGGCGTCACCGCCGGCTGCGGTCAGCTCGTTGAGGCGTCCCACAGCGGCGAGATAAAATGCCGCTTCGAGGTATTCGAGGTTCAGCGCGAAGTTGAAGATGGTCGCGTCAAGGTTGGTCTTGGTGGGCTCTGAGGCCCCTACATTGGCGCAACCGGCCAGGACAGCCCCAGCTCCCATAGCCCCTGCCATCCCCAAAAAACGGCGGCGGGTGCTTTGCATTTCTTCTTTCATGGCCTTCCTCGTGTCACAAACAGAAGACAAGCAAAGCAGCGGTTCCACAGGCGTGGACAACTGTCTCCCAAGACTTTTATCTTCTCTTTGATCGACTCATTTATAGTGCCTGAGTTCCCGCTCAACATGAGTTTTAAAACACATGTCTTGACTTAAGGTCGGGTACTCAGACCGGCTGGCTGTCGCTCTGAGCTCTTTCCCTGAGCTGCCATTTCTTGAAGACAGACTGGCCTACTGATGCGGGACGCACTTGAGAGCCGCTGTCTGATGCTTCTTGAGTGGCTTAGCTGGCTTCAGGGTCAGCCGCGCTGGCGGCCTGCGCAGCGAGCCGGCTGACCGTTAGGCCCTGCACGATGATGCTGAAGACCACCACGACATAAGTCATCACCAGAAACAGCTCCCGCTGTGGCCCGGCAGGAACCGTAAACGCCAGGGCCACACTGATGGCGCCGCGCAGGCCGCCCCAGATCATGAGCCGCCGGGTGTAAGGCTCAAACTCATGGGCACGGCTCAGGGCGGCGGCTGGCAGCACCACACTGACACTCCGGGCCAGCAGCACCAACGGAAGAGCGATCAGGCCTGCCAGCAGCGCCGACGCGCTGAACTTCACGGCCACGATTTCCAGCGCCAACAGTGAAAACAAAGAGATGTTGAGCAGCTCGTCGGTCAGGTGCCAGAACGAGTCGAACTTTTCCCGGCTCGACAGCGCCCCTGGCCGCCAGTCCGTGAGCGATCCCATCAGCAGGCCGGCAGCCACCGCTGCGAGAGGCCCAGAAACATGCAGGTGCGTGGCGATGGCGGTGCACGCCATCACGACGCCGAGGGTCAGCAGCACTTCGGTCACAAAGTCGTCGACCCGCTTCAGGGCCAGGAAGCCCAGCCATCCGAGGAACCCGCCCAGCAGCAGACCCCCTCCCGCTTCTTGCAGAAAGAAACGCAACACGCCGCCGGCGCTCAGCTCCGGCCCGTGACCCGCAGCGCTCGACGCCGCAACGCCCGCCAAGACAGAGAACGCCACCACACCTACCCCGTCGTTAAACAGGCTCTCTCCCGCCACCAACGTCTCAATGCGGCTGGGCACGTGGGCTTCTTTGAGCATGCCCAGCACCGCGACCGGATCAGTCGGTGAAATCAGCGCACCGAACAACAGGCAGTAGGCCAGAGGGGTAGGCAGGCCCACCAGCTCCAACAGCAAATAGGTGCCGCCCCCAACCAGCGCGGTGGAAAGGGCAGTCGAGAGCAGTGCGAAGACAGTGACCGGTCCCCGCAGACGCCACAGGGCGTGGGTATCGACACTCAGGGCGCCAGCAAACAGCAGAAAGGAAAGGACCCCTTGGAACACGAATTCGTCAAACTGGATTTTGCGTACCAGCTCCACAGCCTCCTGCGCGAAAGGAACCTTGAGCGCCGTCAGCACCACCAGCAGCAGGCTGATCAGGAGGCCCCCCACCGTGACCCCGATGGCTGCCGGCAGATGAAGGACGCGGACATTCAGGAAAGCGAGCGCGGCAGTCACGCAGACCAGCAAGGCGCTCAGATCAAGGAGGTGCATGGTTCCACCTTATTGATCGCGGCGTAGATTTGAGTCGATAAGTCGTTGAGGCAGTTCGATATACCGAAGGCGCTGCCACGCGCTGACCAGTCGCCCTTTGAGTTCAACGATCGAACGCGCACAGAAATTCCCCAACGCATTCCGCT comes from the Deinococcus radiodurans R1 = ATCC 13939 = DSM 20539 genome and includes:
- a CDS encoding cation:proton antiporter, coding for MTAALAFLNVRVLHLPAAIGVTVGGLLISLLLVVLTALKVPFAQEAVELVRKIQFDEFVFQGVLSFLLFAGALSVDTHALWRLRGPVTVFALLSTALSTALVGGGTYLLLELVGLPTPLAYCLLFGALISPTDPVAVLGMLKEAHVPSRIETLVAGESLFNDGVGVVAFSVLAGVAASSAAGHGPELSAGGVLRFFLQEAGGGLLLGGFLGWLGFLALKRVDDFVTEVLLTLGVVMACTAIATHLHVSGPLAAVAAGLLMGSLTDWRPGALSSREKFDSFWHLTDELLNISLFSLLALEIVAVKFSASALLAGLIALPLVLLARSVSVVLPAAALSRAHEFEPYTRRLMIWGGLRGAISVALAFTVPAGPQRELFLVMTYVVVVFSIIVQGLTVSRLAAQAASAADPEAS